The following nucleotide sequence is from Ensifer adhaerens.
CCGAGAGGCCATGGCCGCGTTTGTCGTAGAGGACGATGGCAAAATCGCCGGCAAGACGGACGATGACATCGCGCCAGATGCGAAAATCCGTGCCGAGCGAATTGGCGAAAACCAGCACCGGCCGGTCGCCGGTGGCGCCGATCACCTGATAGTGGATCGTAATGTCGTTGATACGGGCAAACTGCACGGGCTCTCTCCTCCGCCACCAAATTGGATATTTAATCTGGTTAGGTAAAATGATATTTCATGGCATTTCATTAACTTGAGGGTTATGAATTCCATGATCGACGCCCGGGTCAAGTTTCGCCATCTACAGACATTTGTCGAGGTCTCCCGGCAGAAGAGCGTGATGAAGGCGGCCGAGCTGCTGCATGTCAGCCAGCCGGCCGTGACCAAGACGATCCGCGAACTCGAAGAGGTGCTTGGCGTCGCGGTCTTCGAGCGCGACGGGCGCGGCATCAAGATAACACGCTATGGCGAGGTGTTCCTGCGCCACGCCGGTGCGGCGCTGACGGCGCTTCGGCAAGGGCTCGATTCGGTCTCGCAGGAACGGTCCGGCGACGGCGTTCCGGTCCGCATCGGAGCGCTGCCGACCGTCTCGACACGCATCATGCCGCACGCCATGACGCTGTTTCTCAAGGAGGAGACCGGCGCCCGCATCAAGATCGTCACCGGCGAGAATGCAGTCCTCCTCGAACAGCTGCGCGTCGGCGATCTCGATCTGGTCGTCGGGCGGCTTGCGGCACCGGAAAAGATGACCGGCTTTTCCTTCGAGCATCTCTACTCGGAACAGGTGGTCTTTGCCGTCAGGGCTGGACATCCGCTGCTTGCCGGCGCCCATTCCACCTTTGCGCGGCTCGCCGACTTCCCGGTCCTGATGCCGACACGCGCCTCGATCATCCGCCCCTTCGTCGAGCGCTTCCTGATCACAAATGGTATTGCCAGTCTGCCGAACCAGATCGAGACAGTGTCCGACGCCTTCGGCCGGGCCTTCGTGCGGGCGAGCGATGCGATCTGGATCATCTCCGCCGGTGTCGTCGCCGCCGATGTCGACGATGGCACGATCGCAATCCTGCCGATCGACACAAGCGAAACGAAAGGTCCTGTTGGCCTGACCATGCGCGCCGACGCGGTGCCGCCGCTCGCCCTTTCTCTGCTGATGCAGACTATCCGAGAGGCGGCGACAGCGGTCTCAGCCAAGCTCTAGCAGCGCCTGGCCGATCGACATCGCCTCTGCGATCATCTCGCTCCGGCAACCGCTCCGACGTTGAGAATTCGGCTGCTGCTCAACAGGCCTGCGGCCTGCACCAGCGGATAACCGGCGGCTGCGATATCGGAATTGATCCGGTGGAGGTCGCGCACGAGGTCGATGAAGAGGGCATTGTCTCTCGCACCGGCCGCCGTCTCCACATGCTCGCCGCCGAGATGCCGGCGCACGATTTCATCTTCGAGTTCACGGAAGCGGTCCTTTTGGGCCGCGAGCCGCGATGCGGCCGCGACGTCGCGGGAGGAGAGGGCCGCAGGCAACAATCGCAACGAGGCCACGATCACCTCCGAGAGCGCCTCGATCGCCGCACGCTGGCTGACGGTGAACTGAATGTTCTGCTTGATTTTCGCCCTGATGCGATCGGCAAGGCTTAGCTTGATGACGTCGCCCGCATGTTCGAGATTGCTCGCAAACAACATGATCTCATGGGCTCTGCTCGTCTCTCCGGCCGGCAACCCGTCCTGTGTCAATTGTCCGAGATAGGCGTGCACCGACGCCATGTAATTGCCGAGCCGTGCATCCACGGGCAGCAGTTCCTTCAGATTTTCGAGCCTGCCGGCCTGTAACGACGTCAGCGCCATCCGGAACATGCGCTCCAGCAATTCGCTCATGCGGATCGTTTCGGTCGTTGCATTGCTGAGCGCGATTGCCGGCGTCTCCAGCGACATGCTGTCGAGATAGCGCG
It contains:
- the pcaQ gene encoding pca operon transcription factor PcaQ, which translates into the protein MIDARVKFRHLQTFVEVSRQKSVMKAAELLHVSQPAVTKTIRELEEVLGVAVFERDGRGIKITRYGEVFLRHAGAALTALRQGLDSVSQERSGDGVPVRIGALPTVSTRIMPHAMTLFLKEETGARIKIVTGENAVLLEQLRVGDLDLVVGRLAAPEKMTGFSFEHLYSEQVVFAVRAGHPLLAGAHSTFARLADFPVLMPTRASIIRPFVERFLITNGIASLPNQIETVSDAFGRAFVRASDAIWIISAGVVAADVDDGTIAILPIDTSETKGPVGLTMRADAVPPLALSLLMQTIREAATAVSAKL